The Dioscorea cayenensis subsp. rotundata cultivar TDr96_F1 chromosome 18, TDr96_F1_v2_PseudoChromosome.rev07_lg8_w22 25.fasta, whole genome shotgun sequence genome includes the window TTTCCCCATATAGATTGATCTACCAATACAGCAAGCAGTGGATAATTCGGAGTGTAGGTTGTTAGGAGTGATAAGGATGCATGTGATCCTCATAACAAATCAATCAGTACAGTAGAGATATCTTTGGTGATAGGATTGACTTGAGTCCAGCCCAATCACAATCAAAGAGTTCATGTTTATCTCATTTAGTTTGTTTTAGTATAAATATGATCACGTTCAATAAAAAGATTAGTGTAGTTTTTACATGAGATTTCTTCTAGATCAACAGGGATTATTGATTAGATATCCAATGAAAAGAGATTTGAGCCTCATATGGAAATGAGGATTATGTCATAGATAATGTAGGTGGAATCAGGATGTTCTACAGCCAAAATGCGCCCtttcaatcaattaattaataaattcacCTTTCTAAATTCATTCAAATCATTcgaatccaattttttttttaaaaaaaaaaactactattTTTCACAGCAAGAAAACCAAGAGACAAAAAGAAAGGATCACCGATTTCTCATAGCGATCCCTCTCGCTGGAGTTGCAAACCTCTGACGTGCACATCAGCCAATGCTCCCTCTTCCCGTACAAATCTACAATTAAaccaatcaaacacaaactcCATCTGTGATTCTTTGTTTACTAATATAGAATGAGATGGAGAACGGACCGATTAGCTGGAAAACAGAAAAGGGGACAACGCCAAAGGTGGGGTGGAGCAGGAGGGAGACGACGGCATTGAGGCGCTCCTTGAGGATCTTCGGAGAAGGCAAGgttagcagcagcagcaacgcCGCCTCGACGGCCACCGCCACCGCCATGATCGTCCACTGCAACCCCATCGATCGAGCTTTCTCTTGCTCTTGTTTGTGTGAAGCtttgaagaagagtaggtttttCAGTTAAGACCCAATTTTAACAGTTAATTATAATTGACTCCCTGAAAATATCTGGACAAAATTATTTGTAAGTTCctataatttttataactttAGCGATCAGtcctatagtttttttaaatttttttttatcttttatttttaaaattttccttcttaATCCTTCCGTTTGAAATATAATcaagtaaatatcaaaattacttTTATCCCTATCAACAGATCCAACGGTAGCACAACTAATATGGGGACCAATATGCTTCCTCACGTGCTTAGACTATCTTATTAGCATTCCCACTTTAATTGTCTTTGTTATAGTTAAATATCCTATTTAGTCTCTCAAATATAGTCAATCTACTACTTTGGTTCTtctaatatgatttatcctagGAGATcactctattttaatatttgagaaatgTAAATTCTCAtaagacaaattatattagagagaaagacttacatttctcaaatattaaaatatagatatcTCTTACGGACAAATCATATTATAGGGACAAAGGGATATATTGGttatattagagagactaaATCGGTTATTCTACCTAGTTTATACAAAGTTGCCTTCGAAGCTCGGGAATACGAAAGGGACTAAGATTTTTGGGAACTTGGAGAATGCTTGTATTACACTTGAAGAATGCTTACAAGTGAAAAGGGATAAAAATGTTGCAAGCATCAGAATACTCATAATCATACTCAtataaccaaaaaataaaataaaataaaataaacagaaACAGAAACAATTAGAATACTTAGCAACTGAGACAACCACAATAATAGTTTGTGAGCAATGGATATACAATGTAAAGGGATTTACATTTTAAATCATTATCTTCAACTATTGAATTCCCCTCTTATATTTGAGGTTCCATCATACCCTTACcttttcaattttgaaattgataaacTGTAACGAGCAAACAATTCATCAAAAGTTACTTTTAGTGAAAAGACAGAAATATCACTGACATgctgaatagtaaaaaaatctttcaacaaCATGTCCCTGTTTGTTCACAAACCACAAAATTAACGtcatttgttcttttattaatttatctcACAATTCGTCAACAATTAATGAAAAGTCACCATCGCCAATTTCATTAACAATTGCTAATGTTGTCCTTATTGCTCATGCATTCActaactatttttgaattaatggaTAAGTTAATTGATTATTCGCAAaagcattttcattaataacattCCTGGTTTTCTAAACCCTTTTTGAGTATCTCAAGAAAGTTCTTCCTATTTATAGAATTATAAGACTCATCATGACCCCGGAAAGCAAGATTGTGTACCAAAAGAATTCGAATAACATCCAAAACAATTGTCAACCGAGATAATCAATCTCCATATGGTGCCCATGAGAAAATAACATGACATGTTATacatctaatttttaaaatccttaCGATGTAGTAGGCTTCAAGGGCTTTCCTTCAATTACTAAACTCTTTTCTTGTAAAAATATTACTTACATCTATTTCACTTCTATCCTACCTAAAAAGAtaacaacaaaagcaataagCTTCATATTTTGCCATACTATATTCCAATTAATCAAACCATGTTTTTTGAAAATactccatttctttcccctaTTGTTTTTTGGGAAAGTTATTTTCAAATGACTGACAcaaacattttaataaatacactCTCTGAACTAGATCTCTAATACCCACAACTATTGCGTGTGAAGAAGCATGGAACTAGTATGGCAATTCATCGAACACttggtgtgcaatatcacaatacctagcGATCACACAATGAATGAGCaatgcaaggataacatacaaccaatctcaaaagaataaagtaagagatactaatttaacgtggttcggctaagaacaagcctacatccatgggagaacaatgcttcactatatcatggggaataacaagagtacaagagtataAAAAATAGGCATAAATCCACAAGAGGATTATCAAGCTCTAAGAACTAgccttacctcaaaaacaagggtcttaccttgctttaatgagatcaagcaagaacaagagctctcctctacaccTTCACTATTTccactctccaaatacaagagaacttttcctctctatctctctctttttactttctcattacacaacacccaacaaacatagccctatataaacaataaagcaatctagaccgttggattaaaagagatcaagatttggcttcatcccaAAGATAttaagccaatatttaacaacAACATACTCTTCAGTTGTTGAAGTCTAGGATTAACAATGATATCATTTTGACTAAACtcaacataaattattttttgtgttgcAATGCTTGCTTCAAAAGAATCATGTGTTATCGGTTCACAACTTTTTGGTTTAGGCGTAAAAAACCTCTCCATATCGCCAACGACCTTCgagtctattggtacacgggtcgccgatagtgCTTTCATCGAGTGGTGAGAggtcgattctcggctgagggcacatttttgggagttgtgaatagtggttgtgtacgggtgatTCCTGCACCCACATGAGagcggccccgtccccacttatTCCATTGAGGCTTGTGCAGGtccctggggtctctagtgggttcgccctgctcctcttcccaaaaaaaaaaaaacaaaaacaaaacaaacaaacaaacaaacttctccatatctacataattaaccGTTAATAATCAAGAGCCAAAGTAGCAAGCAATGCGATTAAAAACAACTTACCTCAAATTCACaatctaattcaattattaaatacaacaattgttcaacaaataatctaatgacCAATCAAATTTTGCATAACaattattcaaacaaatatataacaaattttcacaatgattaatcaaacaaatatccaacaattatttaataaatttccaGCAATTATTCACAattatctaataattttttttcacaacaaataatcaaacaaattaaattaggtacaaaacaaacaaacaaacaaaaaagataaatttctaCAATGAAAGCTAAAATATAAACATGGAAGAGTAAAGAGAGAAAACTCACCATCAACACAACCTACAAATGCCTTTTGAATGAGGGGATTGAgtctttttttaagaattttgagCGAGGAGTTGCATCTTTTTcagggttttatttttatttattattactattgttttttatattgacatcctaaaaaaaatgataattatgtatcaataagttcaataaaaaatatatctaaaatataaactttcaaaataaaaaaaattatgaagatcCATGTTTGGCTGGTGATATTATTTAGAGAAAATTGTTTATATCATCCCTCTAACTTTctcatttgataaaaaaatcctTGGACTATTTCGTATCCTCAAAAAGCCTTTCATTTTTCTGACACCCTTTGACAACTTACTTTTCAGTACTTTTGTCAAAAATGTTCTTCAAtgattttaaatggaaacacaaAATGCTAAACAACAaactaagatattaaatatcaaaaaaacaaatattaaacagaaaagttacatattaaataaaaatttatgtagttacacataaacacacaatgttaaataaaaaatatacttaataaatGGGAAGTACATTTTTTAAGCAGGtcaaaaattggatttttaaataaaataaactgatacAAGGATTGAGAAATAAGTAAACTGAAAAAATAGGGGTTGCAGGGAAAATTGAAATGCCAGAGGGATTGCAGTGGAAGTTTGAAACTACTTAGGgacttttatgttatttttcctattatttattattatcactcaatatcaattttatttaatataataatttaattatttttatttaatttattttaagtgGTGTGGAGTAATGGttacatgaattaaaaaaaaaaattcaaagaatatTGCTTCCCGTTTCCCATGCTTGATCACAATCATCGCCAtgtattttcacattttcatgGCCCAAGGGATGCTCAACCCCCCACCCCATCTCATCTTTTAATTCCTCAACTCAACTATGATCGCCCCAAGTTTGTTCCTGAAGGCCTTATTCTCCTCTTTGAGAGCTACAATCTTAGCTTAGAAAGAATCCTCTAAGGTCTTCACCTACCTTAGACATACTAAAAAGGCAACGTTCAAGGCACTTGTATCTCCTCTCAGAACTCTTCTCCCCTACTCTCTAGTTCCTTGATGTATTGGCCTAACACCACtaacttatttttcttctcgACCATATCAAGCTCTATGTTCGAGAACCTCGCATTCACGTCAACCATATCGTCCTTCaacctttttctcttcttcttggaTTGCTACTTAGTTTTCTTGGCAATGTGAATAGTCTTAGTTTGTGATCCAAACTAAATTGCCATCAAAGCTTGGGAATACAAAAGGGACAAGAGACTTTGGGAACTTGAAAAATACTAGTATTACACTTGAAGAGTGTTTATAAGTGAACTCCATACTTGACTTCTACTTCTCCACTTCTCCACTTGGCCCCAAACGCAACCCTCATGAATTATTTATACTACACCTCCCTAAACAAATTAAGGTGGGTATCGACTTAATCATATGGTTACAAATGATTCTCTAGATTTCTCTATACAAATCTACAAAATTCTACTTGAGTTTACAAAGCACAAGAATTATGTATACTACTCTAGATTATTCCACTTCATTATAGACTAAGAGTAGTGGAGAGCTTCATTCCTTGATGCTAGATGAGTCCGGAGTTGTCAGGTCTATATCCCTAAAGGCATTACAACATGCAATTGGGCACTCTAAGTCCGccaaaggattttttttttcaaaaatatgaaaaatttagaaGACATTTTGTGAAGTTAGAAGCAATGTTTTAAAACCCGAGTTGATCTGGCCGGTTCAACCCCTCTGTCAAGAAACCGGGTCAGATTATATAAAAACCTGGGGTACAGTgttgacccgattgacccgattgacccgacTGAGTACCCGGTGAACTGGTCGACCGACCTGGTCAAACCGGGTCAatacaattatattattatatgtttaaaattaaaattttaaataataaatatgtaagtATAGGGtggttatatataaaatttactttaaaatcaaaactcaaTGCTTGATTTCTAAGTTTTATTTAGGTATAATACGCAGTTTAGTCCCTGTATTATACCCAAAGTGCCTTTAAGtccctctaatattttttttttgtcactgtAGGATCcttgtatttttcatttcgTATCAATCGAGCCCCTCCTCCTCACGCTCGTCTGATTTTTCGTCTGCGAGTCTGACGTGGCATTTTTCATGAGTAAAAAGTTAAGGTATAATACCAGTTTACtccctctattattttgaaatggcCCTTTAGTCCTCCTATTATTTTTGCCCTCAGGAAgcccctttttttattaattttttaggtACACCaagtttagtccctctattatttcaaTATGATCCTTTAGTCCCCAATTAGAGGGACTTTCTAAGGTTGAAAAATAATAAGGGGGACTAAAGGGTCAGTTTGAACTAATAGAGAGATTAAACTGGgtattataacaattttttactCATAAAAATTGCCACGTCATCCTCATAGATGGAAAGTCATACCAGCGTTAGGGGGAGAGACTCGTTTGACACGAAATGAAAAATATAGGGACCCTACAGgacaaaaaatattagaggGATTAAAAGGGCACTGTGGGTATAATACATGGACTAAACTGggtattttatcttttatttattgaattgtattgtgaaatttaaaagcttgtattgtgttattttttatttattattatgttgtattttgtttgaatttaaatctaggatattaaattaatatttattaattataagaaaaactatTTATCCGTTGAacttttgtattgttgttttttaaaatttttagtaatttataatatattattgtttatatttatatataattaaatttataaaaatatatattatatttatgattaGGTCAATCAGGTTTGACCCTGGTTTGGCTAATTGACCCATGATCCAGAAGTTTTTCTAGTCATATCCTGTATTGGGTTTCAAAACATTGGTTAGAAGAATGTGAGGGACTTTATGAtattttacttaaatatttatatataatttatatatatagtttttttttaatatttttgtaattgtaCACATTAGACACTGTTTCATCACATGTTGACGAACTTTTTATCTCAGCAAAAAGTCTTTGTCTTGAGCCCTGGACATATtatctcaaataaaaaattcGGTGAGAATATTGACTGTTTAATTTGAGTGGAATaagaatttatataaaatgttaaaccaGACAAGAAAGCTGACATGCCAAATTGAATGCTATTTTTGAAGATGATTGCTGCTATGGAATGCATTAGTGGTTCCTAAGATTAGAATAGTAAGAGCCATGATATCCaatcaaaataattacattTCTTTTGCCAAACCAGTTGGCATGCGAGTGAAATTCATTGATTctttcaactatatatatatatatttttgacaaaagtGACGAGCGTTATTAAGTAAAGAACATATATGTAAAGAGATATACAAATAACAGTGATTTGCACACCTCCTAAAGATAAATCTTTTTTTCCATGCAAccataaaagagagaaaatatgCTTCTCACACAAATCTTCCATATGGGATCTTGTGCATTGTAAGTTGAGGGACTCAAACTCGAGACTctttaatttcaatataaattttcaatatattaatatgttatctTGTGTATTATTAGTATATAATTAGTGTTGCATTGGTTTTGTTCGATTTtgagataaaataaatagagaAGATTTGTTAGCAGTGTTatagaaaaaaggaaaacaaatagaaatatttGTAAGAGATTCATTAACAAAATGGTTTTATTATTTAAGGTTCATTCCAAAACACATAAGGACATATAATGTTAGATATAAGTACTAAAAAAACACTTTATTTGTATTCTAGCTTAACAAATGTGTTGGGTTGGAGAACAAAAGTGGggatttaaaagatttttttttttaatttttggttttgaaggAAAACTGTCTATGAAAGAAAAACTTTTATATGAACTGATCACATTTGaacttaattaatactaataaaaatgaaatattttaaaattaaaatttcactttttaaaattaatttaaaaattattgatattaataatttttaaattaattataaagtatatatttacaaaataaaatatgatatatttataataatccaTAAAACTAGTTGTTTAATTGGGGAAATAGTACATATCCCTcacatggagaaaaaaaaagattttcttaCAAAATACATAAAACTCCACTCAgctttttagttgttttatcTTCAATGCTCTAAGAAATCATCACATAACatatgaccaaatattattttaaataattaatattttaataaaaaaaatgcagatATCCATTTATCCCCATGTTTtactgataaaa containing:
- the LOC120282054 gene encoding uncharacterized protein LOC120282054 isoform X2, with product MGLQWTIMAVAVAVEAALLLLLTLPSPKILKERLNAVVSLLLHPTFGVVPFSVFQLIDLYGKREHWLMCTSEVCNSSERDRYEKSIYKAQRNLILCFSACLLYWCLYCICKFHKAIKEMEEIEKHQRNL
- the LOC120282054 gene encoding uncharacterized protein LOC120282054 isoform X1, which encodes MGLQWTIMAVAVAVEAALLLLLTLPSPKILKERLNAVVSLLLHPTFGVVPFSVFQLIDLYGKREHWLMCTSEVCNSSERDRYEKSIYKAQRNLILCFSACLLYCWLFYPVRVGPLPVPDCEHLIPWSEHETLIFFKLWLLRHLFLNDAII